The proteins below come from a single Miscanthus floridulus cultivar M001 chromosome 1, ASM1932011v1, whole genome shotgun sequence genomic window:
- the LOC136471121 gene encoding F-box/LRR-repeat protein At3g48880-like, whose protein sequence is METAAAWADMETDCLVHVFARLDLEDLAASAPFVCRGWRRAAADPSLWRALDLRRDHLARFMPWAPLAAAFARLYAVHRFSLAGFLRLCVSRARGSAEDVALPPLLADPADEIVHMSLQCPRLRRLALPQLTAGDEARLPVLIPRWPLLEHLELDTKPSSSSSFPALAAQLALHCPGFASLKTSGAVKPQDAAALARSLPGLRSLCLDRSYLPREQLLAILSGCRGLREFSARGCVGFDDKDEEVLRRGARIQRFDVGGSKLVDDLEDDFAAGGSFCDSSDVDVIVM, encoded by the exons AtggagacggcggcggcgtgggcggaCATGGAGACGGACTGCCTGGTGCACGTGTTCGCGCGCCTCGACCTCGAGGACCTGGCGGCGTCGGCCCCGTTCGTGTGCCGGGGctggcgccgcgccgccgccgacccGTCCCTGTGGCGCGCGCTCGACCTGCGCCGGGACCACCTCGCGCGCTTCATGCCCTGGGCCCCCCTCGCCGCCGCCTTCGCGCGCCTCTACGCCGTCCACCGGTTCTCCCTCGCGGGCTTCCTCAGGCTCTGCGTCTCGCGCGCGCGCGGGTCTGCCGAGGACGTCGCGCTCCCGCCGCTCCTCGCCGACCCGGCCGACGAGATCGTCCACATGTCGCTCCA GTGCCCCCGGCTGCGGCGCCTGGCGCTCCCGCAGCTGACGgcgggcgacgaggcgcgcctgCCGGTCCTCATCCCGCGGTGGCCGCTGCTGGAGCACCTTGAGCTGGACACCaagccgtcctcctcctcgtccttccCGGCGCTCGCCGCGCAGCTGGCGCTGCACTGCCCGGGCTTCGCCAGCCTCAAGACCTCGGGGGCCGTCAAGCCCCAGGACGCCGCGGCGCTGGCGCGCTCCCTGCCCGGGCTCCGCTCCCTCTGCCTCGACCGCTCCTACCTGCCCAGGGAGCAGCTCCTCGCCATCCTCTCCGGCTGCCGGGGCCTGCGGGAGTTCAGCGCGCGGGGCTGCGTCGGCTTCGACGACAAGGACGAGGAGGTGCTCAGGCGAGGGGCCAGGATCCAGAGGTTCGACGTCGGTGGGTCCAAGCTGGTGGACGACCTGGAGGACGACTTCGCCGCCGGTGGCAGTTTCTGCGACTCGTCCGACGTTGACGTGATCGTGATGTGA